AACTTCAACAGAGTCTGGGATCGGCTTCCGCCCTGGCCGGACGTGCATGAGGGCTTGCATCTGTTGAGGCCGAACTATCGGCTTGTGCCGTTCTCCAATGGCGACCTGCACTGCATGATCGAGCTTGCCAGGCACGGGGGGCTGCAATGGGACGCAATCGTCTCGGCCGACTTTTTCCGGAAGGTCAAACCCGATCCCACCATCTATCACGATGCGGCGAACCTCATGCGCCTGTCGCCGGATGAGATCATGATGGTTGCCTGCCATGCGCAGGACCTTGTGGGCGCTCGCCGTGCAGGCATGCGGACCGCTTATGTGACGCGGCCATTGGAATATGGCCCAGGCTCGAAGCCGGAACTGAAGCCGGAAGACTTCGACTACGAGGTCAAGGACTTCATCGAGCTGGCAAAAAAAATAGCCTGAAAAATCTTTCGCGATCTCCTTAGGGCGAGATCAATCCGCATCATCGATCTGGGACATCAAATATATGGAGAAAGCGAACATAGCTGTACTGACTCCGATCCTGCCGGACCAGATGGCTGAACTCGAGCGCGCTTTCACGCTGCATCGCGTGGATCAGGCGGTTGATGCGGAAAGGCTTGTAAACGCGTGCGCGGATCTCGTTCGCGGTGTGGTCACGTCTCCGGTCGTGGGTATCGATCGAAAGACGATCGCGTGCTTTCCTCATCTCGAAATCGTTTCCTCGGTGGGGGTTGGCTATGACAGCATCGATCTGGAGGCCTGCGGCTCGCGAGGCATCATCGTCACGAATACTCCAGATGTTCTCAATGACGACGTCGCGGATATGGCGCTCGGCCTGATCCTGATGACGCGGCGGCGGATGGTCGAAGGGCATATGCTTGTGGCGTCCGGCGAATGGCAAAAAAGGCTCATGGGACTGACGTCCGGTCTCAAAGGGAAGCGTGTGGGCATTTTGGGCCTCGGCCGGATCGGCATGGCGATTGCCGCGCGCTGCGAACCGATCGGGATGGTGATCGGCTATTCGTCCCGGTCCAGGAAAGCCGTGCCGTATTCATTTATTCCTGATGCGCGCTCACTTGCCGAGTGGTCGGATATTCTCGTGGTGGCTGTGCCCGGAGGAGCCGAAACACTCGGCATGGTCGATGCGGCCGTGCTGGATGCGTTGGGTTCCAGCGGGACGCTCATCAATATCGCGCGTGGTAGCGCCGTCGATGAAGCGGCGCTGATCGACGCGCTGCAATCCGGCCGGATTTCCAGCGCAGGGCTCGACGTCTACCGGAGCGAACCGGATCCCGATCCAAGGCTCACTTCGCTGGCGAACGTCACGCTCTCGCCGCATCATGCCAGCGGCACTGTGGAAACGCGCAATGCCATGGCCCAACTTGTGGTCGACAATCTGGTCGCCCATTTCGAAGGACGGTCGGTGCTGACGCCGGTGCCTCCGGTTCCTTCCGTGGTGCGTCCGTAAGCGCGGACGATCCGCGATCGTCATCGGACCTTTCGCCGTTCCAAAGGGAGAAACAAGCATGAAACTGGACAGCCGCTATCCGTCTTTCGCCTATCTCAGTAAGAAGGCCAAGGCACGGGTGCCGCATTTTGCGTGGGAATATCTGGACAGCGGCACAGGCCTTGAAGAACTGGTTTCTCGAAACATGCAGAAAATGGACGAGATCCGGTTGACGCCGACCGTTCTCATGGGATCGTTCGAACCCGACACTAGGGCCACTTTGTTCGGCACGGAGTATTCCGTACCTTTCGGGGCTGCTCCGGTCGGGATGTCGAGCCTGATCTGGCCAGGGGCGGAACTGGCCCTTGCACGAGCGGCAGCATCCAGGCGTATGCCATATGTGCTCAGCACGATGGCGAACGAGACCCCGGAAAAAATCGGCGAGATTGCGGGCGATGCCGCCTGGTTTCA
This region of Mesorhizobium sp. CAU 1732 genomic DNA includes:
- a CDS encoding haloacid dehalogenase type II → MSNSSSIKVLFFDVFGTVVDWYSQVVREGHALSKKTGVAVEWGEFARKWRVDGYLSSLLKISSGEMDLIPTEQIHRIKLDALLAEYGIADLDEKEIANFNRVWDRLPPWPDVHEGLHLLRPNYRLVPFSNGDLHCMIELARHGGLQWDAIVSADFFRKVKPDPTIYHDAANLMRLSPDEIMMVACHAQDLVGARRAGMRTAYVTRPLEYGPGSKPELKPEDFDYEVKDFIELAKKIA
- a CDS encoding 2-hydroxyacid dehydrogenase; this encodes MAELERAFTLHRVDQAVDAERLVNACADLVRGVVTSPVVGIDRKTIACFPHLEIVSSVGVGYDSIDLEACGSRGIIVTNTPDVLNDDVADMALGLILMTRRRMVEGHMLVASGEWQKRLMGLTSGLKGKRVGILGLGRIGMAIAARCEPIGMVIGYSSRSRKAVPYSFIPDARSLAEWSDILVVAVPGGAETLGMVDAAVLDALGSSGTLINIARGSAVDEAALIDALQSGRISSAGLDVYRSEPDPDPRLTSLANVTLSPHHASGTVETRNAMAQLVVDNLVAHFEGRSVLTPVPPVPSVVRP